A single Leucoraja erinacea ecotype New England unplaced genomic scaffold, Leri_hhj_1 Leri_144S, whole genome shotgun sequence DNA region contains:
- the men1 gene encoding menin has product MGLKSAQVAFFPICSIEDVVKLFGSELERDEPDLTLLSLVLGFVEHFLAVNRVVPINVPGYSFDGSSEQGDESRTCFPHVDLLQIRALHARFTTMIRGAVDRSLYPHKEGYSSRELVKKVSDVIWNSLSRSYFKDRAHIQSLFSFITGTKLDSSGVAFAVVAACQVLGLRDVHLGLSEDHAWVIFGENGEETAEVTWHGKGNEDRRGQTVAAGVAERSWLYLKGSYLKCDRKMEVALMVCAINPSIDHHTDSVELLQLQQHLLWLLYDLGHLKKYPMALGNLADLEELEPMPGRPDPLTLFHEAIASAKVYYNNEHIYPYVYLASFFWRNRNVKDALVSWGDAATVIQDYNYCREDEEIYKEFFDIANDIIPNIIKEMASAIEASEEHGDGETEGQHGCPLSNTALQDPESFAQLLRFYDGICKWEEGSSTPVLHVGWATFLVQSISKFDGQVRHQVTIIVKDTESNEDEDQHSDDSREARRRGPRRESKAEEPPLAKKFQPEKLMERRRSAPSQRADPGPVSVSVSVSAPQALAAPTGPCVTFHSEKMKGMKELLTALKINSSAIKLQLTAQSQVQMKKQKLSSASDYTLSFLKRQRKSL; this is encoded by the exons ATGGGGTTGAAGTCTGCGCAAGTTGCCTTCTTTCCCATCTGCAGCATTGAAGATGTGGTCAAGCTGTTTGGGTCCGAGCTGGAGAGGGACGAGCCGGACCTGACCCTCCTGTCCCTGGTGCTGGGCTTTGTGGAGCACTTCCTGGCCGTCAACCGAGTGGTCCCCATCAACGTGCCCGGATACAGCTTTGACGGCAGCTCGGAGCAGGGCGACGAGTCCAGGACATGTTTCCCCCACGTGGACCTGCTCCAGATCAGAGCGCTGCACGCCAGATTCACCACCATGATCCGGGGAGCGGTCGACCGCTCGCTTTACCCACACAAAGAGGGTTACTCCAGCCGGGAGCTGGTGAAGAAGGTGTCTGACGTGATCTGGAACAGCCTGAGCCGCTCCTACTTCAAGGACAGGGCACACATCCAATCCCTGTTCAGCTTCATCACAG GCACGAAGCTCGATAGCTCGGGCGTGGCGTTCGCGGTGGTGGCGGCGTGCCAGGTGCTGGGGCTCCGCGATGTCCACTTGGGCCTGTCCGAGGACCACGCCTGGGTGATCTTCGGCGAAAACGGCGAGGAGACGGCAGAGGTGACCTGGCACGGCAAAGGGAACGAGGACAGGCGAGGGCAGACGGTGGCCGCCGGCGTGGCTGAGAGG AGCTGGCTGTACCTCAAGGGCTCCTACTTAAAATGTGATCGCAAGATGGAGGTGGCCCTCATGGTGTGCGCCATCAACCCATCGATCGACCACCACACGGACAGCGTGGAGCTGTTGCAGCTGCAGCAG cacctcctctggctgctctacgacctgggacATCTGAAAAA GTATCCCATGGCCCTGGGAAACCTGGCAGATCTGGAGGAGTTGGAACCAATGCCGGGGAGACCAGATCCACTCACTCTTTTTCATGAG GCCATCGCCTCAGCCAAGGTTTACTACAACAACGAGCACATCTACCCCTACGTCTACCTGGCCAGCTTCTTCTGGCGCAACAGGAATGTGAAGGATGCCCTCGTCTCCTGGGGTGATGCAGCCACCGTCATTCAAGA TTACAACTACTGCCGTGAGGACGAGGAGATTTACAAAGAGTTCTTCGACATCGCCAACGATATCAtccccaacataatcaaggagatGGCGAGTGCGATCGAGGCGTCTGAAGAGCACGGGGACGGTGAAACGG agggCCAGCACGGGTGCCCCCTGTCCAACACTGCTCTGCAGGATCCAGAGAGCTTTGCCCAGCTCCTGCGCTTCTACGACGGCATCTGCAAGTGGGAGGAAGGCAGTTCCACGCCCGTCCTCCACGTGGGCTGGGCCACCTTCCTCGTCCAATCCATCAGCAAGTTCGACGGGCAG GTCCGGCACCAGGTGACCATCATCGTGAAGGACACGGAGAGCAACGAGGACGAGGACCAGCACAGCGACGACTCGCGCGAGGCTCGGCGACGGGGCCCACGCCGCGAATCCAAGGCCGAGGAGCCGCCCCTCGCCAAGAAGTTCCAGCCCGAGAAGCTGATGGAGCGGCGACGCTCGGCCCCCAGCCAGCGGGCGGACCCCggccccgtctccgtctccgtctccgtctccgccccgcaGGCCCTCGCCGCCCCCACTGGGCCCTGCGTCACCTTCCACAGCGAGAAGATGAAGGGGATGAAGGAGCTGCTCACCGCCCTGAAGATCAACTCCAGCGCCATCAAACTGCAGCTCACCGCGCAGTCACAGGTCCAGATGAAGAAGCAGAAGCTCAGCTCCGCCAGTGACTACACCCTGTCCTTCCTCAAGAGGCAACGCAAGTCCCTCTGA
- the LOC129715850 gene encoding LOW QUALITY PROTEIN: mitogen-activated protein kinase kinase kinase kinase 2-like (The sequence of the model RefSeq protein was modified relative to this genomic sequence to represent the inferred CDS: inserted 1 base in 1 codon): protein MRPACRCPARTSGSERECERESMRERERETTLLPWLHDRKRKNDRGLCGRVVTLVVEGSGVEEAAAVRDPGERTARTAPPATMNSVFYDAPDLEQMISSKNPLDEFELIQRIGSGTYGDVFKARNTETSEMSAVKIIKLDPGDDISSLQQEITMMRGCKHHNIVAYFGSYFRNNKLWICMEFCGGGSLQDIYQVTGPLTEKQIAYVCRETLQGLQYLHSSGKIHRDIKGANILLTDRGDIKLADFGVSAELTASVGKRKSFIGTPYWMAPEVAAVEKKGGYNQQCDIWAVGITAIELAELQPPMFDLHPMRALMXMSKSSFHPPKLKDKIKWSAECHTFIKQTLRKNPKKRPTAEKLLQLPFVGQPMGRLQGVELLDKLSNPQPCEGGLMMDDSDLEICDNFPDKIHSLGPHMRVERTDSELQFRQVLFSCPLRKETETQSTLDRDQEEDWKIDKGDNTSLSLLRSVEQALKQRVISLDTGVTDAPLTSWDRVSDSGQGESDGSPPSTENPREISHGLPPTPKVHMGACFSKVFNGCPLKINCCVSWIHHKTRDQYLILGGEEGIYTLNLNELHEDTIEKLLPHQCSWLFVLNNVLMSVTGEQSLQLYSHNLVTVFDQKRSLHKRHVHISLPANKLTDKIMPKKFTASWKIPDSKGCRKCCVVRNPYTRDTFLCGALENSIILMQWYEPLQKFLLLKQFSLTLPNPLRIFELLVFPGEEYPQVCLGVRAPSQHTCTLQFQTVKLCSSGTLIHHSCPETSLLNASHVSQLDRDSVLVCIDNCVKIVNLRGERSDGSAELSFNFCVQTVGECTQGWGGGGGQCGGDRSVCVCACVCVCNTGVYRGDNCCIVCRSQITQEITDESRMFRVLGTQRDIILQSIPSNDPGAHSNLYILTGHESSY from the exons ATGCGACCGGCCTGTAGGTGTCCTGCTCGCACTAGCGGGAGCGAGAgagagtgcgagagagagagcatgagagagagagagagagagactaccTTGTTACCGTGGCTACACGACAGGAAGAGGAAGAACGACCGGGGTCTCTGCGGCAGGGTTGTTACGTTGGTTGTCGAGGGGTCGGGAGTGGAGGAGGCAGCAGCAGTGCGGGACCCGGGCGAGAGGACAGCGCGCACCGCGCCCCCAGCCACGATGAACAGCGTGTTCTACGATGCCCCCGACCTGGAGCAGATGATCTCTAGCAAGAACCCTCTGGATGAGTTTGAACTGATCCAGCGTATTGGCAGCGGCACGTACGGAGACGTCTTTAAG GCTCGGAATACTGAGACCAGCGAGATGTCAGCTGTCAAGATCATCAAACTCGATCCGG GTGACGATATCTCCTCCCTGCAGCAAGAGATCACCATGATGCGCGGCTGCAAACACCACAACATCGTTGCCTACTTCGGCAGCTACTTCAG GAACAACAAGCTGTGGATCTGCATGGAGTTCTGTGGTGGAGGATCCCTGCAGGACATCTACCAAG TCACTGGTCCGCTGACGGAGAAACAGATCGCCTACGTCTGCAGAGAAACCCTGCAG GGGCTCCAGTATTTACACAGCAGTGGGAAAATACATCGAGACATTAAG GGAGCGAATATCCTGCTGACTGATCGCGGGGACATCAAACTGG ctgATTTTGGGGTCTCAGCCGAACTCACAGCCTCGGTGGGCAAGAGGAAATCGTTCATTGGCACTCCGTACTG GATGGCGCCGGAGGTAGCGGCTGTGGAGAAGAAGGGCGGCTACAACCAGCAGTGTGACATCTGGGCTGTCGGCATCACCGCCATCGAGCTGGCCGAGCTGCAGCCACCCATGTTTGACCTGCACCCCATGAG gGCTCTGA TGATGTCAAAGAGCAGCTTCCACCCACCGAAGTTGAAGGACAAGATAAAGTG GTCGGCGGAGTGCCACACTTTTATTAAACAGACACTGAGGAAGAACCCAAAGAAAAGACCCACGGCAGAGAAACTCCTGCAG CTCCCGTTTGTCGGGCAGCCGATGGGGCGACTGCAGGGGGTGGagctgctggacaaactcagcaacCCACAGCCCTGTGAGGGGGGGCTGATGATGGACGACAGTGACCTCgag ATCTGCGACAACTTCCCAGACAAGATCCACTCTCTGGGGCCACACATGCGGGTGGAGAGGACTGACTCCGAGCTTCAGT TCAGACAGGTCCTGTTCAGCTGCCCACTGAGGaaggagacagagacacagagcacACTG GATCGCGACCAAGAGGAGGATTGGAAGATTGACAAAGGAGACAACACCAGTCT GAGTTTGCTACGGAGTGTGGAGCAAGCCCTCAAACAGAGG GTAATATCACTGGACACAG GAGTGACGGACGCCCCCCTCACCAGCTGGGACCGAGTGTCGGACAGTGGCCAGGGGGAGAGTGACGGCTCCCCCCCCAGCACAGAGAACCCG AGGGAAATCAGTCACGGGCTGCCCCCCACGCCAAAGGTCCAC ATGGGGGCCTGTTTCTCCAAGGTGTTCAACGGCTGCCCGCTGAAGATCAACTGCTGCGTGTCCTGGATCCACCacaagaccagag ACCAGTACCTGATCCTGGGCGGAGAGGAAGGTATTTACACGCTCAACCTCAACGAGCTGCACGAGGACACCATCGAGAAG ttgctgccccaCCAATGCTCCTGGCTCTTTGTCCTCAATAACGTCCTCATGTCCGTCACTGGTGA GCAATCCCTACAGCTTTACTCACACAACCTGGTGACGGTGTTCGATCAGAAGCGGAGTCTCCACAAACGCCACGTCCACATCTCACTGCCGGCCAATAAACTGACCGACAAGATCATGCCCAA GAAGTTCACCGCATCCTGGAAGATCCCGGACAGCAAGGGCTGCAGGAAGTGCTGCGTAG tgaggaACCCGTATACGAGGGACACCTTCCTGTGCGGGGCGCTGGAGAACAGCATCATCCTCATGCAGTGGTATGAGCCGCTGCAGAAGTTCCTGCTCCTCAAG cAGTTCAGCCTGACCCTGCCCAACCCGCTGCGCATCTTTGAGCTGCTGGTGTTCCCGGGAGAGGAGTACCCGCAGGTGTGTCTGGGCGTGCGAGCCCCCTCACAACACACGTGCACCCTGCAGTTCCAGACCGTCAAGCTCTGCTCCTCCGGAACCCTGATCCATCACTCCTGCCCAG agACCTCACTACTCAATGCCAGCCACGTCTCCCAGCTCGACAGGGACAGTGTCCTGGTTTGCATCGACA ACTGCGTGAAGATTGTGAATCTGCGGGGGGAGAGGAGCGACGGGTCGGCCGAGCTGAGCTTCAACTTCTGTGTACAGACAGTGGGTGAGTGCAcccaagggtggggggggggggggg